The DNA sequence tctttgctgcttcacctgcaactgcaacagcgagcttggttggtttgtgaggtccttccttgattctatcaagatattctggatctgtagcttccagaaacatggtcatcctcaccttccatatgacatattcagatggtctcaatatgggaactctgatggtttcataccgactttgaatttgtgtctttggagattcttcagttttggtaggcttaattggagtttctgtgtcagacatgattgtggttggatcttaaactgtatgtgcgttaacatataggctctgataccacttgttaggtcacacacactgtagagggggtgaatacagtgtaaaatacaatcaaatccaactttaataactcaagtaacagaaaacaaactttattgaaacaataaactctgttacagtatggaactgttacctctcagtgatgaacaaatatcacgagagctgctagggttacaattaataatcttctcgaatatgataacacttatagtgtaaaccctatgtctgtgtttatatactacacagttacaagataatcgttaattgatatggaatataattctgcttcctaaaatatatcaatcagatatcttttcttccaagtattctattcttcatagaattccttcttcatgcatatctcttcttatgtttatctcgatcttctttcctttaatcagctgttgtccttatctgaacgtccttcagcacttaagttctgatatacatcttctgatgattatctcctgataatataagtactgatacccttaagtcctgacttccagtaagtactgatttatcctgtttaagtaagatctgaaaactaaacataaaacatattagccatgacattatcaaacatatctaaCAATAGGACTAGTACATTCTCTAGGATGCGTTCCTGTGGACCATAGTTTAAGTTAGACCTATAGAGATTATGGGGCGTAGACGTGcataggattgttgtgaatttggggaccaaattctttttaaggagggtagtatgtattatcccgtaatttttagaataagaataataattgaataatagaaatatagaataaaaagaattaaaattagataaagattaggatttaaaattttcGTTTGACTAATGAgactaaaatttggatcagattctaatatggataacttgtaggttaagatatagggttttgtatcgttataaatagaTCATATTCGTCCTTCTCATTttaatcattaaaattcgtaggactcttctcaacaaaaATCAGCAgttttgtaaaattcgtagaaaatttaTTGTAACTCTGAATTCAGTGATCCtagacttttcggaaaggtcttttcgttctctaaAACTTTCGTGTTTTGTATTTTCCAAGAAAACGTCGTTTAGatggtcaaaaagagtaaattcaaaTCTGATCAAGTTTTAAagtaagtactttttgacttacttttgttttcgaaaaagttttgatactctgattttcgaatttcgtaaaagatataagaattctgtttcgaactgtataagaaataagacacgagaatcttttgaaacccagtctctacgttttcgaacccgttcaTAATTTACgttatagttccggaactagccttagatacccttagtaggcgcacgattgtgcaactttagatacctattaagggcgtataattattgaactttagatgccgaccactggcaaagtgtggtataaataataagaataagaattagatgccggctactagTAAAGTGTGGctgtagatcaagactgtggtgtttataagaattatcatttcgttctgttttactctgttctgatctgttataaaatctgctatgttctgttttaaattctgaattttaaattataaaactttgggttggatttattttagaaattatttttacaaaattattatcgTTTTGAGAAAATTCGTTTCATtaaaaacacccattgttttccATTTAAATAGTTAGTCTATTTATACTtactgggctgtatagctcattcttTCAAATTTCAGGTTTCGCCCAAGAGTTCGAGTTGAATatcattggagttcgaggacttagaatttgagtagattgacttttggacttccgttagctgcgcttttgtagtAGTCACCTATGTAATAAATTTTTTgattaataattgtattttgtattagttttcaatttagaattaatagtctgGAAGTGCGGGTCGTATCAAGCACCGTAGGCAACGGCCTCATCGGGATTTATGTTCTTACATAGTTCCTTCCCATCAAAAAACTGATGCAGTAGTTGTATTTTTGGAATTCTAGTAGATCCACCCACGAGCACAACATCATGGACACTGCTTTTGTCCATCTTTGCATCCTTCAGACAATCCTCCACAGTATCCAAACAACTTCTGAAAAGATCCAAGTTTAAATCCTCAAATTTGGCATGAGTTACTTTTGTGGAGTGATCAATTCCTCCATACAAAGTGTCTACATTAATAGTTGTTACGACATTATGTGAGATAATTCTTTTCGTCTTTTCACATTCGTTCCTCAATCTTCTAATAGATTTTGAATTTCGAGTAATGTCCTTTCTATGCTTCCTCTTAAACTCCTCGACAAAATAGTTTAACATACGGTTATCAAAATCCTCACCACCAAGGTGAGTGTTGCCCGCAGTAGCTAGTACTTCAAAAttatcctttttaattttaagaagAGAAACATCAAAAGTACCCCCTCCGAGATCAAAAATAAGGACAACTTTCTCTCCTACCGAACTACTTGTAAGATTTTTGTCAATACCATAAGCAACTGCAGCAGCTGTCGACTCAACAAGGAGCCGCAATACATTAAGTCCATCTATTGTAGCTGCATCTTTGGTAGCTTGTCTTTGAGAGTCGTTAAAATGTGCAGGTACAGTAACAACAACATTGTTTACTTTTTTTCCAAGGTAATCTTCGGCAATTTCCTTCATCTTAAGAAGAACCATAGAAGATAACTCCTCGGGAGAGAATTGTTTCTCCACAGATTTGTAACTCACAACTATCTTGGGCTTGTCAGCATGGTCACCAATAACCCTAAATGGCCAGAGCTTCATTTCACTTTGTACAGTCGAATCGTAAAATTTCCTTCCAATCAACCTTCTAGCATCTACATGCACACACAATATTAGAAAATCTTCAAGCAAATCCAAAGATCAACATATACACAGATATTAAAATTTTCATCATCTAACTTGAGTAGTCTTAAATGATGAGGAGTTGGCTTAGTAATGGATGAACTAAAAAAGGAGGTCGTCGTTTTATCGTGTTGCAGTCGACAGATATCAGTAGTTCTTGGGAATGTTTGTTGAGATCTAAATATTTGAAAGAGTTTTGGTAAGAGGAGACCTGTTATTAGCTAAAGAGTAATACTTTAACCAAGTAGTGCTTGTTATAAACATATGAACACGAATGCATGATATTCATATTAAAACCCCTCCAACGTCTGAGGCTTTGAAATAATTGGTCACTTAACATAATATCAGAACTCTTTTGACTATGCGGTCTCAAGTTAGGATTCTGACATCAAGGTTTTGGGAGATCTAATAATGTAAAAGCTAGTTGCTAGGTCATtctagatttaattaattaagatcAGTATATTATATCCTTCCTAATGATTAAGGTCAATCTCTTACGGTATGTAACCAGGAGACCTGTCCCTACCCCTCTGTTTACCCTACAAACACTGCAACCAGCTCTAATCACGAAGCGAGATAACATATCGTTTACTTTGTTATTATGTTTAATCAGCAATGATATCGATGCGATCTAACTTCTAAGGCTGTTGTGGTGATATAACTTCTGAATCTAGTTTTGATTCTGACTCTGCCGTTTAACTTCACTGATGTAAAATGTAAACCCAAATCTTGATAGGAAACAACATTGTGATGTAAGATTAAGGAACTGTTGGCATATAAAATGTATTAGGAGAAACAATCATGCCAACAACTACACCACATATAATATAAATAACCCACATCTGTAAAGTAATTTTGAAAATTCAAACACAATAAACATTAAAACACTTGCAATTAAACAAATGAATTATTCAATTTCTTCTAACCTGATGCCTGAAATTCCAGGAATAAGTTGATTGCTTAATGCTTTGAATTGCTGCTTCTTGTACTCATACTCGTAAACTTCAGCATTTGGGTTTGCCTCTAGCCACTTAATAGCTTCCTTGAAAGAATAACTAATCATCTTCTTAATAGAAGTTTCAAGCTCATAATTTCTTTCGCTTTCGTCCCTCAtgttatatatacaattctcaAATTCTTGCATTGCCTTAATCTTTCTCCTGAACTCCTCGTCTTCAGCTTTGAATTTTTCAGCATCTGTTACCATTCTATCAATCTCCTCCTTCGTGAGCATTCCTCTTTTGTTaattttaattctatttttcaGCCCGGTATCCTCATTCTCAGCAGAAACATTTAGTAAACCATTAGCATCAATTCTAAAGGTTACTGTAAATTCAACTTCACCCCATGGGGCAGGTGGCAGGCCGGATAGGACAAACTCTCCCAGTAAATTATTATCTTCAGTTCTTGTTCTCTCCCCCTCATAAACACTGATCTTAACACATTTTTGACCATCACGAGCAGTACGGAATACTTTTTGCATTGACATTGGAATAGTCGTGTTCCTGGGAATAATAACAGACATCAACACACCTTTGACTGCAATCCCAAGAGACAAAGGAGTAACATCAAGCAAAACCAAATTCTTAATCTTATGACTATCCTCCCCACTTAATGTAGCAGCTTGAACATCAGCACCATAGGCAACTGCCTCATCAGGATTTATATTCTTGCAAAGTTCCTTTCTATCAAAAAACTGTTGCAACGGCTGTTGCACTTTCGGGATTCTAGTAGATCCACCCACAAGTACAACATCATGGATATCGCTTTTATCCATCTCAGCATCGTCCACACACTTTTCCACAGTATCCATACAACTTCTAAAAAGATCCAAGTTTAAATCGTCAAATCTGGCACGGGTGATTTTTGTACTGTAATTAATTCCTTCATACAAAGAATCTACATCAATAGTTGTTGTAGCATTCTGTGAGAGGATTCTCTTGGCCTTTTCACAAGCATTCCTCAATCTTCTAAGAGATTTAGCATTTCGAGAAATATCCTTTCTGTGCTTCCTTTTGAACTCCTCGACAAAATAGTTTAACATACGGTTATCAAAATCCTCACCACCAAGGTGAGTGTCGCCAGCAGTAGCTAGTACTTCAAACTTATCCTTTTCAATCTTAAGAAGAGAAACATCAAAAGTACCACCACCAAGATCAAAAACAAGGACAACTTTCTCTCCTGCCGAACTACTTGTAAGATTTTTGTCAATACCATAAGCAACTGCTGCAGCTGTCGGCTCAACAAGGAGCTGCAACACATTAAGTCCAGCTATTGTAGCTACATCTTTGGTAGCTTGTCTTTGCGAGTCGTTAAAATGTGCAGGTACAGTAACAACAACATTCTTCACTTTCTTTCCAAGATAATCTTCAGCaatttccttcatcttcagaaGAACCATAGAAGATAACTCCTCGGGAGAGAATTGTTTCTCCACAGATTTGTAACTCACAACTATCTTGGGCTTGTCAGCATGGTCACCAATAACCCTAAATGGCCAGAGCTTCATGTCACTTTGTACAGTCGAATCGTAAAATCTCCTTCCAATCAACCTTTTAGCATCTACATGCACACATAATATTAGAAACTAATCAAATCCAAAGATCAACATACACacaaatattaaaattataaaataaaaaaacttaACTACACCTAAAACTCGAAACAGATATTGAAATTTTTACCGAAGACAGTGTTGACAGGATTCAATGCAGCCTGATTCCTAGCAGCATCTCCTACAAAACGTTCCGTATCAGTGAAAGCAACATATGATGGAGTTGTTCGATTCCCCTGATCATTCGCAATGATTTCAACTCGATCATTTTGCCAAACGCCTACACACGAGTATGTCGTGCCTAGATCAATTCCAACAGCTACTTCATTATTGGTCATTTTTACATGCAAATGTATATCAGACCAAGTTGCAACAAGCGAAGATATCTAAAATTGCAGAGTAATATCATTGAAGTATAAAGAGTACGTTTTATTACTCGTTCTACATTATAGATAATGAGGGACCACATCTATTTTCCAGCTATCATTCTATTTTCCTATAGCAAATTAAGGTTGTTAGGTAGAGGAACGTTTTATCTATTTTGTCCAGTAGCCAAATTAATGCTCTCTGTCCTATATAAGACAAACTGAGGTGATTGTAAAAGACAAAGGCTAAAAATGATAATGCAGATTCATCTTTTCTTGCTCAGTATTTTCTCTCTTGATTTGCAATGCATATATGTATGAACTTGAATCAATCGTCATGGTATCAGAGTCTTCTTTCCTGCCTATATATAAGATTCTCCTAGTTCTCTGATGCTGTCaatcttttctttcttaacaaaCACCTTTCCTTATCATTAATCTTTCTGCACTCTCAGATCAACTTTTCTCTCTCTAGTCTCTATCTTTAAAACTCAAACTTTATTCTTCTTTACACCAGATCTGTGACTATAATGGGAACCACTGCTAAACTATCCTATCAAGACATGCTAAACCCACTCTTTCTTCACAAGGCTCAGCAGACTATAGATCTTGGAGTCGATCCATGGAAATAAACCTAGCCTCCAAACGCAAATTGGGTTTCATGAATGGAACCATAACCAAGCCACAAGATGATGACACAAAGGCAGAAATGTGGGAAGCTTGTAACAACATGGTTATTTCCTGGATAACAGGTAATGTTTCTTCAACTATTCGTCAATCTATAATGTTTATGAATAATGCATCTGAAAT is a window from the Apium graveolens cultivar Ventura chromosome 1, ASM990537v1, whole genome shotgun sequence genome containing:
- the LOC141714258 gene encoding heat shock cognate 70 kDa protein-like: MKLWPFRVIGDHADKPKIVVSYKSVEKQFSPEELSSMVLLKMKEIAEDYLGKKVKNVVVTVPAHFNDSQRQATKDVATIAGLNVLQLLVEPTAAAVAYGIDKNLTSSSAGEKVVLVFDLGGGTFDVSLLKIEKDKFEVLATAGDTHLGGEDFDNRMLNYFVEEFKRKHRKDISRNAKSLRRLRNACEKAKRILSQNATTTIDVDSLYEGINYSTKITRARFDDLNLDLFRSCMDTVEKCVDDAEMDKSDIHDVVLVGGSTRIPKVQQPLQQFFDRKELCKNINPDEAVAYGADVQAATLSGEDSHKIKNLVLLDVTPLSLGIAVKGVLMSVIIPRNTTIPMSMQKVFRTARDGQKCVKISVYEGERTRTEDNNLLGEFVLSGLPPAPWGEVEFTVTFRIDANGLLNVSAENEDTGLKNRIKINKRGMLTKEEIDRMVTDAEKFKAEDEEFRRKIKAMQEFENCIYNMRDESERNYELETSIKKMISYSFKEAIKWLEANPNAEVYEYEYKKQQFKALSNQLIPGISGIRLEEIE
- the LOC141714253 gene encoding heat shock cognate 70 kDa protein 2-like produces the protein MLSRFVIRAGCSVCRVNRGVGTDARRLIGRKFYDSTVQSEMKLWPFRVIGDHADKPKIVVSYKSVEKQFSPEELSSMVLLKMKEIAEDYLGKKVNNVVVTVPAHFNDSQRQATKDAATIDGLNVLRLLVESTAAAVAYGIDKNLTSSSVGEKVVLIFDLGGGTFDVSLLKIKKDNFEVLATAGNTHLGGEDFDNRMLNYFVEEFKRKHRKDITRNSKSIRRLRNECEKTKRIISHNVVTTINVDTLYGGIDHSTKVTHAKFEDLNLDLFRSCLDTVEDCLKDAKMDKSSVHDVVLVGGSTRIPKIQLLHQFFDGKELCKNINPDEAVAYGA